From a region of the Gammaproteobacteria bacterium genome:
- a CDS encoding MMPL family transporter gives MLHQFIAVYNRLVLKQPLATLIVIISVVAFFLLYIPDFELDASADSLVLENDASLKSYRGIREQYGSDDFLIVTYSPEQPLFSQEVIADITRLRDLLIQLEQVDSVISMLDVPLVDSPPMTLAEISRKVRTLESEDVNIQLAEQELRQSPLYENLLVNSEGDTTAMQVNLVTNQHLLDLINNRDKLYEKVGVMPDATERVKQLTAQIKIENQAHKIKLDQTIVQVRDILDAYRAKATVFLGGVPMITSDSIEFIRSDLKVFGVGVILFIVIILALSFKHVRWVVLPLAVCLTSAMTMMGYLGWAQWPVTVVSSNFISLLLIITLSLIIHLVVRYRELVTIKPGASQYELVSETVQSKFSPSFYTAVTTMVAFGSLLVSGIRPVIDFGWMMVIGISVSFVLAFTLFPAALMLLPRLETRIKKDLTGTVTASIANFIQHRTRATLLIFVLLTLIALTGIPRLSVENRFIDYYKESTEIYQGMTLIDTKLGGTTPMDVVIDAPADEVLAVDELFGDGDITSSSYWFNRDGLREVAKIHDYLDKLPETGKVLSVHTGMKLLESLNNGRPYNDFKLAVVYKRLPEDVKKALISPYLSPDGNQLRFSIRLYESSKTLRRQELIEQIYNDLTGDFELAPEQVTVSGIAVLYNNLLQSLFRSQILTLGAVFCAILVMFIVLFRAVRLSFAALVPNIISAGLILGLMGWIGIPLDIMTITIAAINIGIGVDDSIHYIHRFRGEFLQDRNYWAAIARCHNSIARAMYYTSVTVVLGFSILALSNFIPTIYFGVLCGLAMITALIANLMLLPILIARFRLS, from the coding sequence ATGCTGCACCAATTTATAGCGGTTTATAACCGCCTGGTTCTGAAACAACCGTTGGCAACGCTGATAGTTATTATCAGCGTGGTCGCGTTTTTCCTGTTGTATATCCCCGACTTCGAACTCGATGCCTCGGCTGATTCGCTGGTGCTTGAGAATGATGCCAGCCTCAAATCCTATCGCGGCATCCGTGAGCAGTACGGATCGGATGATTTTCTGATTGTCACCTATAGCCCGGAGCAGCCGCTTTTCAGCCAGGAAGTGATCGCCGACATTACCCGCCTGAGGGATCTATTGATCCAGCTTGAGCAGGTCGATTCGGTCATCAGCATGCTCGACGTGCCGCTGGTGGACAGCCCGCCAATGACGCTCGCAGAGATCTCCCGCAAAGTGCGCACCCTCGAAAGCGAAGACGTCAATATCCAGCTAGCTGAACAGGAATTGAGGCAAAGCCCCCTGTACGAAAACCTGCTGGTCAATAGCGAGGGCGATACCACTGCGATGCAGGTCAACCTGGTGACTAACCAGCACCTGCTCGACCTGATCAACAACCGTGACAAGCTCTACGAAAAGGTGGGGGTAATGCCGGACGCGACAGAGCGTGTCAAACAGCTAACGGCGCAGATAAAGATCGAGAACCAGGCGCATAAAATTAAACTGGATCAAACCATCGTCCAGGTACGTGACATCCTGGATGCTTATCGCGCCAAGGCAACAGTCTTTCTAGGTGGGGTACCGATGATCACGTCGGATTCGATCGAGTTTATCCGCAGTGATCTGAAGGTTTTCGGGGTCGGGGTTATCCTTTTCATCGTCATTATCCTTGCACTGTCGTTTAAACATGTTCGCTGGGTGGTACTGCCGCTGGCGGTGTGTCTAACCAGCGCCATGACCATGATGGGCTACCTGGGCTGGGCACAATGGCCAGTGACGGTGGTGTCATCGAATTTTATTTCGCTGTTGCTGATCATCACGCTATCGCTGATTATCCATCTGGTCGTACGTTACCGCGAGCTCGTGACAATTAAACCCGGGGCCAGCCAGTACGAGCTGGTCAGCGAAACCGTGCAAAGCAAGTTCAGCCCGAGCTTTTACACCGCCGTAACCACCATGGTTGCCTTCGGTTCCTTACTGGTTAGCGGGATTCGACCGGTTATCGACTTCGGCTGGATGATGGTCATTGGCATCTCGGTATCCTTTGTGCTCGCGTTCACGCTGTTTCCAGCCGCGCTTATGCTGTTGCCGCGACTGGAAACGCGTATCAAAAAAGACCTGACCGGCACCGTCACCGCGTCGATCGCGAATTTCATCCAGCATCGTACCCGTGCAACATTGCTGATATTCGTGCTACTCACGTTGATCGCGCTGACCGGTATACCCCGGCTTTCGGTCGAGAATCGATTCATCGATTACTACAAGGAAAGTACCGAGATTTACCAGGGCATGACCCTGATCGACACCAAACTCGGCGGCACCACCCCGATGGACGTCGTCATCGATGCGCCGGCGGACGAAGTGCTTGCCGTGGATGAGTTATTTGGCGACGGAGACATTACGTCCAGTAGCTACTGGTTTAATCGTGACGGCTTGCGAGAAGTTGCCAAAATACACGACTACCTCGACAAGCTCCCCGAAACCGGCAAGGTACTCTCGGTCCATACCGGGATGAAACTACTGGAATCGCTCAACAATGGCAGACCCTATAACGACTTCAAGCTCGCGGTGGTTTACAAGCGCCTTCCGGAAGACGTTAAAAAAGCACTGATCTCACCCTACTTGTCGCCTGATGGCAACCAGCTGAGATTCAGCATACGCCTGTACGAGTCGAGCAAAACGTTACGACGCCAGGAACTGATCGAGCAGATTTACAATGACCTGACCGGAGACTTCGAGCTCGCTCCAGAGCAGGTCACGGTGTCGGGTATTGCGGTGCTGTATAACAACCTGCTGCAAAGTCTTTTTCGATCGCAGATCCTGACGCTGGGCGCGGTTTTTTGCGCGATACTGGTGATGTTTATCGTCCTCTTCAGGGCAGTCCGCCTGTCGTTCGCGGCGCTGGTGCCGAATATCATTTCCGCGGGATTAATACTGGGCCTGATGGGATGGATCGGTATCCCGCTCGATATCATGACGATCACCATCGCGGCGATTAATATCGGAATCGGCGTTGACGACTCGATTCACTATATCCATCGCTTTCGCGGCGAGTTTTTGCAAGACCGGAATTACTGGGCGGCGATTGCACGCTGTCATAACAGTATCGCCCGGGCCATGTACTACACCTCGGTGACGGTGGTGTTGGGATTTTCGATCCTGGCGCTGTCAAACTTCATCCCGACGATTTATTTTGGCGTGCTCTGCGGTCTTGCCATGATTACCGCGTTAATCGCAAACCTGATGCTATTGCCAATACTGATCGCGCGTTTCCGGTTGAGCTAG
- a CDS encoding glutamine--tRNA ligase/YqeY domain fusion protein: MPDPSADTGISSNFIRDIIDADLASKKVSRVITRFPPEPNGYLHIGHAKSICLNFGIARDYGGYCNLRFDDTNPEKEEQEYIDSIRRDVEWLGFEWHSNPFASDYFDQLYAWAIDLIKQGKAYVDSQSAEEIRANRGTLTEPGADSPYRERSVEENLTLFEDMKNDRYDDGEHVLRARIDMASPNINMRDPVLYRILHATHHNTGDIWCIYPLYDFTHGLSDAIEGVTHSLCTLEFEDHRPLYDWILDNLETPSRPVQIEFARLQLEYSLTSKRKLNMLVNEGHVSGWDDPRMLTISGMRRRGFTPQSIINFCDMIGITKKDSTIEMAVLETALRDDLNTRATRRMAVINPLKVVIENYPDDQEEWFNGANHPQNPDFGSREVPFAREIYIERDDFMEDAPKKFFRLSPGREVRLRFAYYITCKEVIKNKAGEIESLVCTYDPESRGGSSPDGRKVRGTIHWVSARHAVNAQVHLYDRLFTSPNPGAAADFHQALNPDSDIVMDNAKFEPAIELTDNPIAYQFERLGYFISDYDSTNEKPVFNRTMTLRDSWAKIEQSQ, from the coding sequence ATGCCCGATCCGAGCGCTGACACTGGCATAAGCTCAAATTTTATCCGCGATATTATCGACGCCGACCTGGCCTCGAAAAAAGTATCCCGGGTGATCACACGGTTTCCTCCGGAACCCAACGGTTACCTGCATATCGGACATGCCAAGTCGATTTGCCTTAATTTCGGTATCGCGCGCGATTACGGTGGTTACTGTAACCTGCGCTTCGACGACACCAACCCGGAAAAGGAAGAACAGGAATATATCGATTCTATTCGTCGCGACGTCGAGTGGCTCGGTTTCGAATGGCACAGTAACCCGTTTGCGTCGGATTATTTTGATCAGCTGTACGCCTGGGCGATCGACCTGATCAAGCAGGGCAAGGCCTACGTCGACAGCCAGAGCGCCGAAGAGATTCGCGCCAACCGCGGTACGTTGACCGAGCCCGGCGCCGACAGCCCCTATCGCGAGCGCAGCGTGGAGGAAAATCTGACGTTGTTCGAGGACATGAAAAACGACAGGTACGATGACGGCGAACACGTGTTGCGTGCCAGGATCGACATGGCCTCGCCAAATATCAATATGCGCGACCCGGTGCTGTACCGCATCCTCCACGCGACCCATCACAACACGGGCGACATATGGTGTATTTACCCGCTTTACGATTTCACCCACGGTTTATCGGATGCGATCGAGGGCGTGACCCATTCCCTGTGCACGCTCGAATTTGAAGACCACCGTCCGCTTTACGACTGGATTCTCGACAACCTCGAAACCCCGTCACGCCCGGTACAGATCGAGTTCGCACGACTGCAGCTCGAGTACTCGCTCACCAGCAAGCGCAAGCTCAACATGCTGGTCAACGAGGGCCACGTCAGCGGCTGGGACGATCCGCGCATGCTGACCATATCGGGTATGCGACGGCGCGGCTTCACGCCTCAATCCATCATCAACTTTTGCGACATGATCGGGATTACCAAAAAGGACAGCACCATCGAAATGGCGGTACTCGAAACCGCGCTACGCGACGACTTGAACACGCGCGCAACCCGGCGCATGGCGGTTATCAACCCGCTCAAGGTGGTCATCGAGAATTATCCCGACGACCAGGAGGAATGGTTCAACGGGGCGAACCATCCGCAGAATCCGGACTTCGGCAGTCGCGAAGTTCCTTTCGCAAGGGAAATCTACATCGAGCGTGACGACTTCATGGAAGATGCACCGAAAAAATTCTTTCGCCTGAGCCCGGGGCGCGAAGTGCGGCTGCGATTTGCCTATTACATCACCTGCAAGGAAGTGATTAAAAACAAGGCGGGTGAAATCGAATCACTGGTCTGTACCTACGACCCGGAAAGTCGTGGCGGCAGTAGCCCCGATGGACGCAAGGTCAGGGGCACCATTCACTGGGTCAGCGCCCGGCACGCGGTGAACGCGCAGGTCCATCTCTACGATCGTCTGTTTACCTCGCCAAATCCCGGGGCGGCTGCAGATTTTCACCAGGCCCTTAATCCTGACTCCGATATCGTCATGGACAATGCCAAATTCGAACCGGCCATCGAACTGACCGACAATCCGATTGCCTACCAGTTCGAGCGATTGGGCTATTTCATCAGCGACTATGACTCCACGAACGAAAAACCGGTCTTCAATCGCACCATGACGCTGCGCGATAGCTGGGCCAAGATCGAGCAATCCCAATAA
- a CDS encoding NAD(P)-dependent oxidoreductase, producing the protein MPRFNRLLITGAAGNLGRELRRGLAPLAETLRITDRDDMTPVAGNEEAMTCELGDFDAVMQVVEGCDAIVHFGAAPVERPWAEILESSIKGGYNVYEAARRHGIKRIVYASSIHAVGYERREVGADTDTPHNPDTLYGVSKCFVEDLAKLYFNKFGIESACLRINSCFPKPADRRHLATWLSFDDLNQLVERCLVSERIGHTVVYGISDNREVFFSNHKVAHLGYRPKDSAEDYRAEVEAKVGVGDPFDPAIEYVGGFLCAYGHPDEEERIEL; encoded by the coding sequence ATGCCACGTTTCAATCGACTTTTAATTACCGGTGCCGCGGGCAATCTCGGCCGCGAGCTGCGGCGCGGCCTGGCACCACTGGCGGAAACACTGCGAATTACCGACCGCGACGATATGACACCGGTGGCAGGAAACGAAGAGGCGATGACCTGCGAACTGGGGGATTTTGATGCCGTAATGCAGGTCGTGGAAGGGTGCGACGCGATAGTTCACTTTGGCGCGGCACCGGTCGAGAGACCCTGGGCCGAAATCCTCGAGAGTTCCATCAAGGGCGGGTACAACGTCTACGAGGCGGCGCGACGTCACGGAATCAAGCGTATCGTTTATGCCAGTTCGATCCACGCGGTTGGTTATGAACGCCGCGAGGTCGGCGCGGATACCGATACCCCGCATAATCCCGACACGTTGTACGGGGTTTCGAAGTGTTTCGTCGAAGATCTTGCGAAACTCTACTTCAACAAGTTTGGCATCGAATCGGCCTGCCTGCGGATAAACTCCTGCTTCCCCAAACCTGCCGACCGGCGGCACCTGGCTACCTGGCTCAGTTTTGACGATTTGAATCAACTGGTGGAACGTTGCCTGGTGTCAGAACGTATTGGTCATACCGTCGTCTACGGTATATCCGATAACCGGGAGGTTTTCTTTTCCAACCACAAGGTAGCGCACCTCGGTTACCGGCCCAAAGACAGTGCCGAGGATTATCGTGCCGAGGTTGAAGCAAAAGTGGGAGTTGGCGATCCGTTTGATCCCGCGATCGAATATGTCGGTGGTTTCCTGTGTGCTTACGGGCACCCCGATGAAGAGGAGCGTATCGAGCTCTAG
- a CDS encoding nitroreductase produces the protein MNETIAHLNRSSTPAAALAEPAPDDAQLRQILEVALTAPDHGRLRPYRFITIRGEARYKLSDLFGRAVQQREPDVDAAYLQKQQDKPLRSPLIVVVVASLVDSPKVPEIEQMLSAGAAAHNILLASKALGFGSIWLTGANAYDPFVCDELGLAENERIIGFVYLGTPTLEIPARELPDAVDFLTKWE, from the coding sequence ATGAACGAAACGATCGCACATTTAAACCGCAGCTCGACCCCGGCAGCAGCCCTGGCCGAACCTGCGCCCGACGACGCGCAGCTGCGACAAATTCTCGAAGTCGCCCTGACTGCACCGGATCACGGTCGCCTGCGTCCCTACCGGTTTATCACCATTCGCGGCGAAGCCCGTTATAAATTATCGGACCTCTTTGGTCGCGCGGTGCAGCAGCGCGAACCCGATGTCGATGCCGCTTACCTGCAAAAACAGCAGGACAAACCCTTGCGCTCGCCCCTGATCGTGGTCGTGGTTGCGAGCCTGGTCGACAGCCCGAAGGTTCCCGAAATCGAACAAATGCTCAGTGCCGGCGCGGCCGCCCACAACATCTTACTCGCGAGTAAAGCACTTGGCTTCGGCTCTATCTGGTTAACGGGAGCGAACGCCTACGATCCCTTTGTCTGTGATGAACTCGGCCTCGCTGAAAACGAGCGTATCATCGGGTTCGTCTACCTTGGCACACCCACGCTCGAGATCCCGGCACGTGAACTTCCCGATGCTGTCGATTTTCTCACCAAGTGGGAATAA
- a CDS encoding PDZ domain-containing protein, which yields MIRYQITSHKPVSHYFDVSIQIDAPDSKGQHLRLPNWIPGSYMIRDFARNLLDLRAFAKDSELAIEQIDKSNWRVAAAQGAVTIEYKVYAKDLSVRAAHLDHSHGYYNGSSVFFEVVGQGDRPCEVLIEKPGADYCEAWQLATSLKRKQAKPFGFGLYEALDYDDLIDHPVEMGTFRRVSFDACGVPHDIILSGRFECDEARLAADLKTICEHHIRFFGEPAPMDYYQFQVMVVGEGYGGLEHRASTSLVASRNSLPKPGQKKVDDDYRDFLGLCSHEYFHTWNVKRIKPAVYQPYALQAEVYTDLLWAFEGITSYYDDLALLRCGLIEAESYLELLAQTMTRVQRGPGRLRQSAAESSFNAWTKFYKQDENAANAIVSYYAKGCLIAACIDLKIRALTGSQQSLDDVMRRLWQEYCEQGRGVETDSIQQWVSTVAGQDLGPFVDELIYGTGELPLVELLESVGIEVLQRVAQNSQDKGGKDAEGDLPAVDFGAVLKDGEAGISIQRVTESRSAQCAGLSAGDQVIAIDGLKLNLGQLEKKLLRASPGDRWQVHAFRRDELHQFDVILQAAEENTFVLKMTDQQQDSRIDWLAS from the coding sequence ATGATTCGTTACCAGATTACCAGTCATAAACCGGTCAGCCATTACTTCGACGTATCGATTCAAATCGATGCGCCCGATTCGAAGGGTCAGCATTTGCGCCTGCCAAACTGGATTCCGGGTAGTTACATGATTCGAGATTTTGCGCGCAATCTGCTCGACCTGCGTGCGTTCGCAAAAGACAGTGAGCTCGCGATCGAACAAATCGACAAATCCAACTGGCGTGTGGCTGCCGCGCAGGGAGCCGTGACGATCGAGTACAAGGTATACGCGAAAGACCTGTCGGTGCGAGCGGCGCACCTCGATCACAGCCATGGCTACTACAATGGCAGCAGCGTGTTTTTCGAGGTTGTAGGCCAGGGCGATCGGCCCTGCGAGGTATTAATCGAAAAGCCGGGCGCAGATTATTGTGAAGCATGGCAACTTGCGACCTCGCTCAAACGCAAGCAGGCGAAGCCTTTCGGATTCGGATTATACGAAGCGCTGGATTACGACGACCTGATCGACCACCCGGTCGAGATGGGTACCTTCAGGCGTGTTTCCTTCGATGCCTGCGGAGTGCCGCACGATATTATTCTGAGCGGTCGCTTCGAATGTGACGAGGCACGCCTCGCGGCCGATTTGAAAACCATCTGCGAACACCATATCCGCTTTTTCGGCGAGCCGGCGCCGATGGATTACTACCAGTTCCAGGTGATGGTTGTCGGGGAGGGCTATGGCGGGCTCGAACATCGCGCCAGCACCAGCCTGGTCGCGAGCCGCAACAGCCTGCCAAAGCCCGGGCAAAAGAAAGTAGATGACGATTACCGCGATTTTCTCGGGCTGTGCAGTCACGAGTATTTCCACACCTGGAACGTCAAGCGGATCAAGCCGGCAGTATATCAACCCTACGCTTTACAGGCCGAGGTTTACACCGATTTGCTATGGGCCTTCGAGGGAATCACGTCGTATTACGACGACCTTGCACTGCTGCGTTGCGGCCTGATAGAAGCAGAAAGCTACCTCGAACTGCTCGCGCAGACCATGACCCGGGTGCAGCGTGGACCCGGTCGCTTGCGTCAGTCAGCGGCAGAATCAAGTTTCAACGCCTGGACCAAATTTTATAAACAGGATGAAAACGCGGCCAACGCGATCGTTAGCTACTATGCCAAGGGTTGCCTGATAGCGGCCTGCATCGACCTGAAAATACGCGCGCTGACCGGTTCTCAACAAAGCCTCGATGACGTGATGCGCCGCCTGTGGCAGGAATATTGTGAACAGGGCAGGGGCGTCGAAACCGATAGCATTCAGCAGTGGGTTAGTACTGTTGCCGGGCAGGATCTCGGACCTTTCGTCGACGAACTGATTTACGGTACCGGTGAACTACCCCTGGTCGAACTGCTCGAATCGGTCGGCATTGAAGTGTTGCAGCGGGTTGCGCAAAATTCGCAGGATAAGGGCGGCAAAGATGCGGAGGGTGACTTGCCAGCCGTGGACTTCGGCGCGGTGCTGAAAGATGGCGAGGCCGGGATTTCGATTCAACGTGTTACCGAATCCAGGTCGGCGCAGTGCGCGGGCCTGTCGGCCGGTGACCAGGTCATTGCGATTGATGGTTTGAAGCTGAACCTGGGTCAACTCGAAAAAAAGCTGCTGCGGGCAAGCCCGGGGGATAGGTGGCAGGTGCATGCCTTCCGTCGCGATGAACTGCATCAGTTCGATGTCATCCTGCAGGCGGCAGAGGAAAACACCTTCGTCCTGAAAATGACGGATCAGCAGCAGGATTCGCGGATAGACTGGCTGGCAAGTTAG